CACCGATCACGGCATTGGTCACGTCGATGCCCTCGGTGGTGAGGTTCTCGCCGAACATGCCGTTGGTGAGTTCGCGATCGAGTGTCACCTGCCAGTTGTCGAGATCCTCGCGCGCATAGGCGTACACGGCCTGATCGTCACCGCCGTGGTGCCTGGAGTTGCCGATGACATCGCCCACCAACCCGCTGCCGAGGCCACCGCGCCGCGGGCCGGGGGAGCGGACCTCGACCGCGCCGTCGACAGGGCGCTTGTCGATACCGGTGACGCGCTTCCCGTTGTCCGGGTTCGGACAGGGATGTGCCACGTTGACGGTGAGGACTCTGGGCATGGCGGCCAGCCTAGTTGGCCACCGGCTCGGGCTCGAATCGAATATCGCGCGGGGTGAACACCTACCCCGCGGGCGCAATGTTCGGCGGTGGTGGGGGCGGTGCGTCCTTGAGGCACAGACCGGTGGCGGTGTCGAGGTGCCTACCTGGGACGCAGAACGGGGCGCACCCGTTGGTCACGCCGGTCTCGCCGGGTTGGCATGCCGCGCTCACGGCCGGTGTCGCGATCGTCGTCACACCCATCGGGGCGGCGGCCAGCGCGGCGACCGACAATCCCCACAACGCCGTGCGCACACCCCGCCGAATCGTCCACGTCATGTCGGCTCCTGTCCGAGTCGCTGCTGCCGCATTCTATGCACGCCATGTCGCCGCGGGTCATTACGGAGCGCTGCCGAGGCCCGTTCGGCTAGCGTCACCAACTTGTGCAGACCCTGATCGACTTCGAGCGTGCGCCGGCCTTCGCGATCGCGTTGACCGATCCGGTGGGCACCATGACCGTGCGCGAAGGCCTGCTCATCGAGGGGCCGCAGGGGTGGGGTGAGTTCAGCCCGGCCGCCGGTGCTCCGCACACCGGCGGCGCCGCGTCGCACGAGGCGACGATCCGGTGGCTGACCGCGGCCATCGAACCCGGAACGGTCGGCTGGCCCGACCCGGTGCGCGGCCGGGTCCCGGTGGCAGTGTCGGTGCCCACGGTCGATGCGCGACGGGCCCGCGAGATCGCCGCCGGATCGCCGTGCCGCACGGCGTCGGTCGAGGTCGGTGTGGGCAGCCTCGATGAGGACGCGGCCAGGGTCGCCGCGGTGCGTGACGCGCTCGGTCCCGACGCGGCGCTGCGGTGCGACGCCAGGGGCCGATGGGACGTCGACACGGCCCGCACGGCCATCGCCGCACTCGACGCCGCCGCCGGTGGCCTGGAGTTCGTCGAACGACCCTGTGCGACGCTCGCCGAACTGGTCCGGCTGCGCAGGCACAGCGACGTGCCCATCGCGGCGCACGCGACCGCGCGGGACGCCGCGTCGGATCCGGGCACGCCGGTGGATCCGCTGCTGCGCGACGCCGCCGATGTCGTGGTGCTGGCGTGCGGACCTCTCGGTGGTGCGCGGCGAGCCCTTCGCGTGGCCGAGGCCGCGGGACTGCCGTGCGTGGTCACCTCGATGCTGGAGACCAGCGTCGGGTTGGCGGCCGGGCTCGCCGTGGCGGGCGCGCTGCCCGAGTTGCCGTTCGCCTGCCAGTTGGGCACCCGGCCGCTGCTGGCGGGTGATCTCGTCGTCGCCTCGCGCTCGCTCGTGGCCGACGCCGACGGCCACCTGCCGGTCGCACCGATGCCACCGGCCCCGCAGCCCGAGCTGCTCGAGCAGTTCGCGATGAGCGATCCGGCCCGGCTGTCGTGGTGGCGCGAGTGTCTGCGTGCCGCCGTCGCGGCCAGCTGAGGGCGCTCAGTCTTGGACCGCCTTGGCGATCGCCACACAGATCGTGAGCCAGTGGGCGTCGGGTTCGGGTTGTTCGGTCAGTTCCCACATCGCGTTGTGCATCATCCGCACGATCACCCAGGCTCGGGCCCGGTCCGGGTCGAGTTCTGCCGCGTCGACCACGGCGTGGAACCGGCGCCGCACGCCCTCGCGCACGTATCCGGTCAGCTCGTCCCAGCGGTTCCACAGCATCGGGGCGACCTCGTAGTGCGGGTCGCCGTCGAACGGCTTCGGGTCGATCGCCAGCCAGGTGTCGCCGTCGGGACCGGCGAGTACGTTCTCGTAGTGCAGATCGCCGTGGATGAGCACGCCGCCGCTGGCCCGGTCGGTGGCGAGGTCGTCACCGAGGGCGATCGCCTGCTCGACGAGCCTGCGCGGCACCGGCGCGCTGCGGGGCAACGCGGCCAGCCCCTCGGTCCAGCGGGTGACCGACCGGGGCAGCGAGCGCAGCTGCGGCAGCGCCGCCACATGCAGCGCCCGGTACAGGCCTGCAACGATCTCGCATGCCTCGATGTCCCAGAGCTCGTTGAGGTTTCGGTTGCCGAGCCGTTCGAGCAACTGGGCGCGGTGGTGGGGGTCGGCGCGCAGCAGCCGCACGGCGCCGCGACCGCCCCAGCGGCGCAGCGCGAGATGTTCGTGCGCGGTCTCGTCGTCGGGGAAGGCGATCTTCAGCACCGCCGACGCGGCGTCGCGGGTACGCACGGGCACGACGATCGAGCAGTACCCGTTCGTGACGTCCCCATCGGTGGTCAGTTCCCACTCGTCCAGCTGGGTGCGGACCTTTCTGGCCAGGCCGTCGACCCAGGCCTGCCACTGCGGGCCGCGCGCGGCCATGGCGCGTACCGCGTCGGGAAGCTCGATCATCGGAACCCATGATCCCCGCCGCCGCCGCGACCTGCCGTCGCACCCCGGACTGTTCGTACCGGCCCGAGTTTTGACAGACTGTTGCCCATGGCACAGATAACCCTGCGTGGAAACCCCATCAACACCGTCGGCGAGCTGCCCGCGGTCGGCTCCGCGGCCCCGAGCTTCTCTCTCGTCGGCACCGACCTCGGCGCGGTCACCAGTGACCAGTTCAGCGGCAAGCCGGTCCTGCTGAACATCTTCCCGTCGGTCGATACGCCGGTCTGCGCCACCAGCGTCCGCACCTTCAACGAGAAGGCCGCGTCCAGCGGTGCCACCGTGCTGTGCGTGTCGAAGGATCTGCCGTTCGCGCAGAAGCGCTTCTGCGGTGCCGAGGGGATCGAGAACGTCACCACCGCGTCGGCGTTCCGTGACAGCTTCGGTGAGGACTTCGGCATCACGATCGCCGATGGGCCGATGGCCGGTCTGCTGGGCCGGGCGGTTGTCGTGCTCGGCGCCGACGGCAAGGTCGCGTACAGCGAACTGGTGCCGGAGATCGGGCAGGAACCCGACTACGATGCGGCGCTGAAAGCGCTCAGCTGACACGAGCTCTCGTATACCGACCGCAAACCCTCACCCGCGCCTCGCGGGTGAGGGTTTTCTCTTGTTCGGACCGGCTCGCTCAGACCGGCCACTGTTCGCGGCGGTACGCCGCGTCGAAGAACATCCATTCGTAGCGGGACGTGACGACGAAATGTCGCTGCGCTGCGGTCTGTTCGGCGTCGCTGAGGGTGAGGCCGAGCCGGTCGGTGAGCGCGAGCACCTCGGCGACGGTGGCCGCGAACTCCTCGCCGCCGTAGCTGGCGATCCAGCGCTGGTACCTCGGATCGGTCGATCCGCGCCGCATCAGTTCGGCGCCCACCCGCGCATAGATCCAGTAGCACGGCAGCACCGCGGCCAGACCGTCGGCGAAGCTGCCCGCGTAGGCCGTGGCGAGCAGATAGCTGGTGTAGGCCTGTGTGGTCGGGCTGACCGGTTCGGCGTCCAGGGCAGCAGGATCCAGCCCCAGTTCCGGAAGCAGTTCGTTGTGCAGTCCGAGTTCGACGTCGAAGACCTCGGCCGTGTGCCGGGCGAACATCGCGGTGTCGGCCAGGGTGGTGCCTTGGCCGCGACGATCGACAGCGCGCGGGCGTAGTCGCGCAGATAGTGCACGTCCTGGGCGACGTAGTGGGCGAACGTCTTCTCGTCGAGCGTGCCGTCGGTGAGGCCGGTGAGAAACGGATGCGCGAGGATGTCCGCGTAGACCGGTTCGATCCCATGCCACAACCGGGTTGAGAAGGTGTGCGGGTTGGAGTGCATGTGCACATCCTGACAGTCGATCCGCACGCGCGTCGGCCTGGCCGCGCCGAACAGCGCGCCAGCAACCATTTTCCGCGGTGCCCGGCCGGGTTGTGACCGCGGCGGCACGGGCGGCGGTGATGTGACCGTGATGTCGCCCTCATGTGGCATCCGCACTGCGCGACGGCGGTGCCGGATCGCCCGGAAACCGCCCAGCGTCACCGTTCGGTCACGGTATTGCATCTGATCGACGTTGTGCCCCACAGAAATTGGGCAAACCGCCATGTCGCGGGGTAGAACTAATTGACGCTACTGGAGTCGACCAGCAGTCAGCGTCGTGTTTCACCCTGAGGTCGAGAGAGTTGATGTTCGGATGAGACGCGCGTATGCCACCGTGGTTGGCGTTGTGGTGAGCTTTGCGGTCAGCACCGCCATGCTCGTGGGGACCCCCGCGATCGCCGGCGCCGCCCCGTATGACCGGCCGGCCGGCAATCAGAGATTCGTCGAAATCGTCATCACCAGGGCGCTTTCGCAGCGCGGCGTGCCCTTCGCCTATGGCGGCGGCGATGTCAACGGACCCACGCGCGGTGTTCCGCGCGAAATCCCGCCTGCCACAGCGGTTCCCGGCGCCGCCTATCCGGGTCTCGCACCGGCGGCGACACCCCAGGCGCTGACGCCGGGCCTGAACACGCCCGCGGTCACACCGGGCCTGACACCCGCGGTGACACCGGGTCTGCCTGCCCCGGTCGCGGCCCCGGTGCCCGACGTCGTCGGCTTCGACGCCTCAGGTCTGATCGTCTACGCGTTCGCCGGGGCGGGGGTGAAGATGCCGCGGTCCTCCGGCGAGCAGTACAAGGTGGGCCAGAAGGTGCTGCCGTCGCAGGCTCTGCCGGGCGATTTGATCTTCTACGGGCCGGAGGGCACCCAGAGCGTGGCGCTGTTCATCGGCAACGGCCAGATGGTCGAGACCACCGACTCGGGCGTACAGGTCTCCCCGGTGCGCACCGAGAACATGACGCCGTATCTGGTGCGCATCATCGCCTGACCGGTACACCACGGCAGAAAGTGTCACCGCCCCCGCCGCACCGTCCGTAGGGTTGACCTGCAGGCGTAGAAGGGGCGGTTCGGCATGACTCAACCACCGGCGACGCAACCGTCGGCTCAGCCGACACGAAAGACGTTTCCCGGGATCAGTTCCCGGGCATGGGAGCATCCGGCCGACCGCACCGCGCTGACCGCGTTGCGCCGGCTCAAGGGTTTCGACCAGGTCCTCAAGGTGCTGTCCGGGATGCTGCGCGAACGGCAGCACCGCCTGTTGTACCTGGCCAGTTCGGCGCGGGTGGGCCCGCGCCAGTTCGCGGATCTGCACCAACTGCTCGACGACTGCGTGCAGGTGCTCGACGCGCCGGGGCGACCGGAGATGTTCGTGACGCAATCGCCGGTGGCCAACGCGTACACGATCGGCATGGACGAGCCGTTCATCGTGGTCACCTCCGGCATGTACGACCTCATGTCACCCGAGGAGATGCGTTTCGTCATCGGGCACGAACTCGGCCACGCGCTCAGCGGCCACGCGGTGTACCGGACCATGCTGATGCATCTCATGCGGATCGCTTCGACGTTCGGGTTCGTCCCGGTCGGCGGGTGGGCGCTGCGCGCGATCGTGGCCGCGCTGATGGAATGGGAACGCAAATCCGAACTTTCGGGCGACCGGGCCGGGTTGCTGTGCGGTCAGGATCTCGACTCCGCGATCCGGGTCGAGTTGAAGCTCGCGGCAGGGGCGCGCCTCGACAAGCTGGATTCGCAGGCGTTTCTCGCCCAGGCGCGCGAGTATGAGCGCACCGGCGACATGCGCGACGGTCTGCTCAAACTGCTCAACCTGGAACTCAAGACGCACCCGTTCTCGGTGCTGCGGGCCGCGGCGCTGACGCAGTGGGTCGACACCGGCGGTTACGGCGCTGTCCTGGCGGGTGACTATCCGCGTCGGGAAGACGACGACAAAACCGCGTGGCGCGAGGACATCGGCGAGGCGGCCCGGCATTACCGCGACGGTTTCGATCAATCGGACGATCCGCTGATCCGGGGGATCCGCGACGGCCTCGGCGGCATCGTCGACGGGGTGGGTCAGGCCGCGACGTCGGCGGCGGACACGGTGGGCCGCAAGATCTCCGAGTGGCGTCGCAACGTCAGGCGAGAGGCCTCCGGACCCGACAGTGGACCCGACAGCGAACCCGACGGACCCGGCGGCGGAGCGGATCGCGGCTCGGACACCGACCGCTGACGGGGTGATCGCGACCGGCACCCGCGGCATGCCGTGATACTTGCCGAATTGCCAACGGTAAGTCCCTAGACTGTGCCCTTGTGGGCCTACTGTTCGGTTTCGCGCCATGGATCATCTACTGGGTACTCGTCGGCAATGTCCCATTCCTGACCGCGGTGCTGGTCGCCCTCGCGACCGCCGTGGCCTCGTTCGTGATCAGCAGGCTGTCGGGCGGTCCGGGGCGGACGCTGGAGATCGGCGCCCTCGCGACGTTCGTGGTGCTGACCGTTTTGACCCTGGTGCTCAGCCAGGACGCGATGGAGCGGTGGATGCAGCCGCTGAGCAATGCGGGCATCTTGCTCGTCGCACTCGTCGGCGCGCTGATCGGCAAACCGTTCGTCAAGGAGTACGCCGAGGTCGGTCAGCCACCCGGGGTCGTCGAGAGCGATCTGTTCAAGCGCATCGTGGCGATCCTGACGTGGGTGTGGGTGGGCGCGTTCGCCGGGATGACGGTCTCCTCGGCGATCCCGCCGATCGTGCAGGGCGACGCCACGATCCTGGACACCAGGACACCGCTGTCGTTCGTGTGCTACTGGGTCATCCCGTTCGCGTTGCTCGGCGCGGCGGCGCTGGTGTCGCGGGTGCTACCGGACCGCATGATGGAGGGCATCAACGACGTCGTCCGCAAGACCACGTTCGTCGCCTACAGCGAGGCCGCCATCGACGAGCTGTACTACCTCGCGCAGGAGCACGCCAACCGTGAGGTCGGCCCCGGCCAGGAGGCGTACGACGTCCGGGTGGGTGGTTCGGGCACTCCGCTGGTGGGTGACGAGAGCCGCCTGTCGTGGCCGTCGACCTACAAGGTGCGCGACCGCAGCAGGTGAGGCGGGTTCACCCGGCCGGTGTCATGCCCATCAGCCCGAACATGAGCACCAGTCCGGGCAGCAGGTTGGTGATTTGATGGGCGGCGATGCCTGCCAGCAGCCCGTCGGTGTACAGCCGCGCGAGGGCGATCGGGACCGCCACCACCAGGAGCAGCGGCGCCCGCACCGGCTCGAAATGGGCCAGCGCGAACACCACGGTTGACACCACGGCCGCGACGACGCGCCCCCAGCGCTGCTCCAGCGCACCCCACAGCAGGCCGCGATAGACGATCTCCTCGCACACCGGCGCGACGAACGTCACCGTCACGAACACCGCGACCGCGAACGGCCACGCCGCACGCACACCCCGGACACCGCCAGATAGCCGACCTCGACGAGCACGAATGCGCCGAGACCCCATCGGTGCAGTGGACGCGCGGGTCCGACATCCCTGGCCGCGATGCTCATTTCGTGCCGAAGATCCGGTCACCGGCGTCGCCGAGTCCCGGCACGATATAGCCGTGCTCGTTGAGCGCGCGGTCCACCGCCGCGGTGTAGATCGTCACCTCGGGATGCGCGGCCTGGACCGCGGCGACACCTTCCGGGCAGGTCAGCAGGCACACGAACTTGATCGACCGGGGCCGGTACTCCTTGACCCGGTCGATGGCGGCGACCGCTGAGTTCCCGGTCGCCAGCATCGGGTCGACGACGACGACGTCGCGCTCGGCCACATCGTTGGGCAGCTTGAAGTAATACTCGACCGCCACAAGTGTTTTCGGGTCGCGGTACAGCCCGATGTGTCCCACGCGGGCGTTCGGCACCACGCTCAGCATGCCGTCGAGGATGCCGTTGCCTGCCCGCAGGATCGACACGAACACCAGCTTCTTGCCGTCGACGACGGTACCGGTCATGGTCTCCAGCGGCGTCTGGATCTCGACCGGCTGCAACGGGAGGTCGCGCAGCACCTCGTAGGTCATCAGCATCGAGATCTCGTTCAACAGCTGACGGAAACCCTTGCTGGACAGGTCTTTCTGCCGCATCAGGGTGAGCTTGTGCTGGACCAGGGGGTGGTCGATCAGGTGCAGGGTGCCCATCGGGTCTCCTCTAGAAGACGGTGCCGTCACTGTCGATGGAAAGCGGTGGTCGCCCGCCCCGCAGACGTTGTGCCAGAGCACGACCGGCGGCCCAGGTGCCGCCTTCGAGCACACACGCCAACGGCAGATCCGGTGCGCCGAGCACGTCCCGTACGAGCGGGGCGACCTCGTCGAGGAGCGCCACGGTCAGTGCGCGCCACTCCACGATGAGCTCGTCACCCACCGACCAGGTGCGTTCGACCAGGTTCGGGTCGCGCAACCGCAGCACGCCCGTGTCGAAAAACAGGCCGCCGTTGCGATATTCGGGCAGGCCGGTCAGATCGTCGAGTCCGGTCACCCGTACCCCGGCCCATTCGAACGGCTCCAGCAGCGAATACGTCAGCCACTGCGAGAGCTTGTGGAACGGCATCCAGCCGGCCGACGCGTCCGGGCCGGGTACCGCCCGGTGCGGCCAGCAGTCACCGAGCGGATGGTTCTCGATGACGCCGGGGGTCAACCAGATCCCGCTGAGCGAGGCCAGCAGCCGGTCGAGGATGTCATGTGCGGCGACCTGCCCGCCGGGATCGATGAGGTCGGCCAGCACGGTGCTCGGTCGCGCGTGTTGCCCGGTGAGTGCGTTCCCCAGTCGGTGCAGCAGGTGAACCCGTCCGTCCAGGCCCACCAGCGGGTTGTCCGGACCGGCCTGGAAAGCGCGGGCCAGCGCTTGGGTGTCGAGGCCGGTCAGGCCCGCAGCGTCCACCCGCAGCGGATCGCCAGGGTCGCTGGAGAACACGCCGCCGCAGAACGCGTGCCAACTGGCCACCCCGAGACCTTCGGACCGGGTGAGGGTCTGTCCGGTGTCGGGGTCGGTGTAGCGCCAGCGCGCTCCGGCACCCGCGTCGAGCAGCACACTGACCACGGTCAGGTCGATCATCGCGCGGCTGCGGGCATCCGGGTCGGGCAGGCGGGCGTCGATCTGCTGCCTGCGGTCGATCCCGCCGGCCTCGAAGTGCCGCCATCGGCTGTGGTACGGGATGTCCAGGTCCGGGTAGTTCTGCCGGGTGACCGCGGCGACCTCCGTCGCGGCGCGCTGCAGGGACCGGTCGTCGACGACGAACCACGACGATTCCGCGGCACGCGCGCGATCCAGCAGGAAACGGGCACGGTCGCGGATGGTCCGCGTGGAACGCAGCGTCGCCACCGCGGCCGGGACATCGGTGGGGCTCATCAGGCGAGGCCGCGGCCTTTCGCGATCTTCAGTTCGTCGGCGTCGGGAACCGGTCCCGGGGTGAAATAGCCCGCGGCCATCTTCGCGTCGATCTCGACGCGGGCGTCGGCGGGGATCAGCTCGTCGGGGATGTTGATGCGCTCGCCGACCTCGATCCCCGAGCCCACGATCGCGTCGTACTTCATGTTGCTCATCGAGACCAGCCGGTGGATCTTGCGGATCCCCAACCAGTGCAGCACATCTGGCATGAGCTCCTGGAACCTCATGTCCTGCACGCCCGCGACGCACTCGGTGCGGGCGAAATACTGATCGGCGGTGTCGCCGCCCTCCTGCCGCTTGCGGGCGTTGTAGACCAGGAACTTGGTCACCTCACCGAGCGCTCGGCCCTCCTTGCGCGAGTAGGCCACCAGTCCGACCCCGCCGCGCTGCGCGCCCTGGATGCACTCCTCGATCGCATGGGTGAGATAGGGCCTGCACGTGCAGATGTCGGACCCGAACACGTCGGAACCGTTGCATTCGTCGTGCACCCGGGCGGTCAGTTCCACCGACGGGTCGGCCAGGTCGCGGGCGGCGCCGAAGATGTAGAGGGTCTGACCGCCGATCGGGGGGAGGAACACCTCAAGATCGCTGCGGGTGACCAACTCCGGGTACATGCCGCCGGTCTCTTCGAACAGCACGCGGCGCAATGTCGTTTCGCTGCAGCCGAATCGCGCCGCGACACCGGGTAGGTACCAGACGGGTTCGATGGCGGCCTTGGTCACCAGCGCCGCGCCGGTCGCCAGCAGGATCCGGCCGTCCGGCCGCAACCGGCCCTTGGCGATGGCGTCGGCGATCTCGGGCAGGATCACGTGTGCCTTCGTGATCGCGATGGTGGGCCGGATGTCGAAACCGGCCGCCAGTTCTGCGGTGAAGGCCTCGGCCACCATGGCGCCCCACGGGTCGAGGCTCACGATCGCATTCGGATCGCTCCATTGTGGATAGGGGCCGATGACGTCGGTGGGTGCGGTGTTGGTCAGATCGGCGCGGTGCTCCGGTGACAGCGCGCCGGAGGCGACGGCCAGTGCCCGGTACACGCTGTAGGAACCGCTGTGGGTGCCGATCACGTTGCGGTGCGCGCGGGTGGTGGTGGTCCCGATCACCGGCCCGCGTTCGGCCGCGGTCGGCGCGCCCCAGCGGATGCTCAGCGCGCCTTCGGCGCCGTGGTGTGAGGTCAGGCGGATGTGGCGGGCAGCGGGCCTGGCGTTCGCCGTGGGAGGAGCAGGGTTGGGTTCAGCGACCATGGCGGTGCTCCTTCCCACGTGCGTGCGCCGGATGAGGCTTCCAGTGAACCTCGAATCGACGGACCGCGCAGCGATAGACGGTCAGCCTGTGACCGTCTCGAGACCGGGCTGGAAGTAATGCCCGGCATCCAGGTCGGCGAGCAGTCCCGGACCCGTGGGTTCCCACCCGAGCCGCTGCCTGGTCAGCGCGCCGGACACGTTGGCGTCCAGGGAGAAGAACGAGCCGATCCAGCCGAAGTGGGACGTCACGTCGGGTTGCGGAATCGATGCGACCGGTATGCCCAGATTGCGACCGATGGTCTCGGCGATCTCGCGCGCCGGGATGCCCTCCTCGGCCACCGCATGCCACCGCGAGCCGGCAGGGGTGTCTTCGAGCGCGCGCCGGAACACCCGGGCGGCGTCGGCGCGGTGCACTGCCGACCAGACGTTGGCGCCCTCGCCCGGATAGCCCGAGACGCCGCGCGTGCGCGCGACCGAGATCAGCTCGGGGACGAATCCGTAGTCGCCCGCGCCGTGCACCGACGGTGGCAGCCGCACCGCCGAGGCGCGCACACCCTTCGAAACCTGTTCCAGCACAGTGGGTTCGGAAAAACGCGGGTAACCGGGCGGTGTGGGGTCGTCCTCGGTGGTGCCGGCCGGCAGGCCGGCGATGCCCGCGGCGACGATCAGGGGCCGGTCCGACCCGGCCAGTGCGTCCCCGAGGGTTTCGATCGCGAGCCGGTCGGTCTGGGCGGACCCGGCGAAGTCGGCGAAGTCGTGCACGAACGCCAGGTGGATGACTCCGTCGGCGGCCGCGGCGCCCGAGCGCAGGCTGTCGAGATCGTTGAGGTCACCGCGGTGGACGCCGCGACCCGCCTTGGCCAGTGCCTGCGCCGACGCGTCGGATCGTGCCAGGCCGGTGACCTCGTGGCCTGCGGCGATGAGCTCGTCGCACACCGCCGTCCCGATGAAGCCGGACGCTCCGGTGACGAAAACGCGCATGTGAAACCTCCTGATGGTGGTGGGCCGCACCCGTGCGGTGTCAGTCCCTGACATCACTATGCAACATGATGACAGTAACTGTCATTCCCCTAGGATCGGCCCATGAGCCGCTGGGAGCCCGACGCGCGGGGACGGTTGGAACGGGCCGCGCTCGAGCTGTACGCCGAGCGCGGGTTCGAGCAGACGACGGTCGCCGAGATCGCCGAGCGCGCCGGGCTCACCGAGCGGACCTTCTTCCGGTACTTCGCCGACAAGCGCGAGGTCCTGTTCGGCGGTGAGCACGTCCTGCAGGATCTGTTCGTCGACGCGGTCGCCGCGGCGCCCGCGGATGCCGGTGCGCTCGAGGCCGTCGCGGCGGGACTCGAGGCCGTGGGGGAGATGTTCGTCGGCCGCCACCCGGTGGCGCGCCGGCGTCAGGCCGTCGTCGGCGCCAACACCGCCCTGCAGGAGCGCGAACTGATCAAGCTCGCGGCGCTGGCGGCCGCGGTCGCGGCGGCGCTACGGGATCGCGGTGTGCCGCAACCGGCGGCGGACCTGGCCGGTGAAACCGGCATCGCGGTGTTCAAGGTGGCCTTCGAGCGGTGGATCGGCGAGGACCGCGAGACGGATCTGCGGATGGTCCTGCGTGAGGTCCTCGACGATCTGCGCGCCCTGGTCGCCGCGGGGTGAGACCGGTGCACTGGATCGTCGACGGCATGAACGTGATCGGTTCACGCCCCGACGGCTGGTGGCGGGACCGCCGCGCCGCGATGGTGCAGTTGGTCGATCGGCTCGAGCGCTGGGCCTCGATCGAAAAGGTCCGCGTCACAGTGGTTTTCGAGGCGCCCACGACACCGCTGATCGAGTCGTCGATCATCGGCGTCACCCATGCACCCGAATCCGCACCGAACTCCGCCGACGACGAGATCATCCGGCTGCTCGACGGCGATCCCGACCCGAGCGGCGTCACTGTCGCGACCTCGGACCGCGGTCTCGCCGAACGGGTCCGCGCCACGGGTGCACACGTTCATCCCGCATCGGGTCTGCGTCACCTCCTCGACGACCTCGCCGGGCCGTGACGGCCGGCGGCCCGGCGAATCGGCGGCGACCTTACCCGGAGATCGTCTCCGATCGTGCCGGTCGCGGATCGTGGGGATCGTCGGGATCGGGGTCACCGAACCACCGTGACGACCGGTGCGCGGCGTAGGTGTCGTGCCAGGACCACCATTCGTACGGGCGGGTCTGCGGATAGCCGGCCGGGGAGTCCTCCCAGGTTTCCTGGCGGCCCAGCGCGGTCATGTCGAGGAAGTCCCAGGTGTTGACGAACGTCTCGTCGCCGCGGTTGTTGATGAAATAGGTGCGGTAGATGCGGTCGCCGTCGCGGATGAACGCGTTGGTGCCGTGCCACTGGTCGACGCCGAAGTCGACGTCGAACGCGCCGTCGTCGGTGGGGATGATCGTGTACCAGGGGTGGCGCCATCCCATGCGGGTCTTGATTCGGCCGATGTCGGCCTGCGATCCGCGCGACAGGTAGACCAGCGTGGTGTCGCGCGCGTTCAGGTGTGCGAGGTTGCCGATGTGGTCGGCCA
This region of Mycolicibacterium goodii genomic DNA includes:
- a CDS encoding enolase C-terminal domain-like protein — encoded protein: MQTLIDFERAPAFAIALTDPVGTMTVREGLLIEGPQGWGEFSPAAGAPHTGGAASHEATIRWLTAAIEPGTVGWPDPVRGRVPVAVSVPTVDARRAREIAAGSPCRTASVEVGVGSLDEDAARVAAVRDALGPDAALRCDARGRWDVDTARTAIAALDAAAGGLEFVERPCATLAELVRLRRHSDVPIAAHATARDAASDPGTPVDPLLRDAADVVVLACGPLGGARRALRVAEAAGLPCVVTSMLETSVGLAAGLAVAGALPELPFACQLGTRPLLAGDLVVASRSLVADADGHLPVAPMPPAPQPELLEQFAMSDPARLSWWRECLRAAVAAS
- a CDS encoding aminoglycoside phosphotransferase family protein is translated as MIELPDAVRAMAARGPQWQAWVDGLARKVRTQLDEWELTTDGDVTNGYCSIVVPVRTRDAASAVLKIAFPDDETAHEHLALRRWGGRGAVRLLRADPHHRAQLLERLGNRNLNELWDIEACEIVAGLYRALHVAALPQLRSLPRSVTRWTEGLAALPRSAPVPRRLVEQAIALGDDLATDRASGGVLIHGDLHYENVLAGPDGDTWLAIDPKPFDGDPHYEVAPMLWNRWDELTGYVREGVRRRFHAVVDAAELDPDRARAWVIVRMMHNAMWELTEQPEPDAHWLTICVAIAKAVQD
- the tpx gene encoding thiol peroxidase; the protein is MAQITLRGNPINTVGELPAVGSAAPSFSLVGTDLGAVTSDQFSGKPVLLNIFPSVDTPVCATSVRTFNEKAASSGATVLCVSKDLPFAQKRFCGAEGIENVTTASAFRDSFGEDFGITIADGPMAGLLGRAVVVLGADGKVAYSELVPEIGQEPDYDAALKALS
- the ripD gene encoding NlpC/P60 family peptidoglycan-binding protein RipD → MRRAYATVVGVVVSFAVSTAMLVGTPAIAGAAPYDRPAGNQRFVEIVITRALSQRGVPFAYGGGDVNGPTRGVPREIPPATAVPGAAYPGLAPAATPQALTPGLNTPAVTPGLTPAVTPGLPAPVAAPVPDVVGFDASGLIVYAFAGAGVKMPRSSGEQYKVGQKVLPSQALPGDLIFYGPEGTQSVALFIGNGQMVETTDSGVQVSPVRTENMTPYLVRIIA
- a CDS encoding M48 family metallopeptidase; protein product: MTQPPATQPSAQPTRKTFPGISSRAWEHPADRTALTALRRLKGFDQVLKVLSGMLRERQHRLLYLASSARVGPRQFADLHQLLDDCVQVLDAPGRPEMFVTQSPVANAYTIGMDEPFIVVTSGMYDLMSPEEMRFVIGHELGHALSGHAVYRTMLMHLMRIASTFGFVPVGGWALRAIVAALMEWERKSELSGDRAGLLCGQDLDSAIRVELKLAAGARLDKLDSQAFLAQAREYERTGDMRDGLLKLLNLELKTHPFSVLRAAALTQWVDTGGYGAVLAGDYPRREDDDKTAWREDIGEAARHYRDGFDQSDDPLIRGIRDGLGGIVDGVGQAATSAADTVGRKISEWRRNVRREASGPDSGPDSEPDGPGGGADRGSDTDR
- the upp gene encoding uracil phosphoribosyltransferase, translated to MGTLHLIDHPLVQHKLTLMRQKDLSSKGFRQLLNEISMLMTYEVLRDLPLQPVEIQTPLETMTGTVVDGKKLVFVSILRAGNGILDGMLSVVPNARVGHIGLYRDPKTLVAVEYYFKLPNDVAERDVVVVDPMLATGNSAVAAIDRVKEYRPRSIKFVCLLTCPEGVAAVQAAHPEVTIYTAAVDRALNEHGYIVPGLGDAGDRIFGTK
- a CDS encoding URC4/urg3 family protein; protein product: MSPTDVPAAVATLRSTRTIRDRARFLLDRARAAESSWFVVDDRSLQRAATEVAAVTRQNYPDLDIPYHSRWRHFEAGGIDRRQQIDARLPDPDARSRAMIDLTVVSVLLDAGAGARWRYTDPDTGQTLTRSEGLGVASWHAFCGGVFSSDPGDPLRVDAAGLTGLDTQALARAFQAGPDNPLVGLDGRVHLLHRLGNALTGQHARPSTVLADLIDPGGQVAAHDILDRLLASLSGIWLTPGVIENHPLGDCWPHRAVPGPDASAGWMPFHKLSQWLTYSLLEPFEWAGVRVTGLDDLTGLPEYRNGGLFFDTGVLRLRDPNLVERTWSVGDELIVEWRALTVALLDEVAPLVRDVLGAPDLPLACVLEGGTWAAGRALAQRLRGGRPPLSIDSDGTVF
- a CDS encoding GTP cyclohydrolase II, with protein sequence MVAEPNPAPPTANARPAARHIRLTSHHGAEGALSIRWGAPTAAERGPVIGTTTTRAHRNVIGTHSGSYSVYRALAVASGALSPEHRADLTNTAPTDVIGPYPQWSDPNAIVSLDPWGAMVAEAFTAELAAGFDIRPTIAITKAHVILPEIADAIAKGRLRPDGRILLATGAALVTKAAIEPVWYLPGVAARFGCSETTLRRVLFEETGGMYPELVTRSDLEVFLPPIGGQTLYIFGAARDLADPSVELTARVHDECNGSDVFGSDICTCRPYLTHAIEECIQGAQRGGVGLVAYSRKEGRALGEVTKFLVYNARKRQEGGDTADQYFARTECVAGVQDMRFQELMPDVLHWLGIRKIHRLVSMSNMKYDAIVGSGIEVGERINIPDELIPADARVEIDAKMAAGYFTPGPVPDADELKIAKGRGLA